A stretch of the bacterium SCSIO 12827 genome encodes the following:
- the tatB gene encoding twin-arginine translocase subunit TatB has protein sequence MFDIGWQELFIVAILAIIVIGPKDLPRAVRTVMRAIRKLRSMAGEFQAGLDEVAREAELDDIRREANKIAHYDVTKEIKDNLDPDGEIEKAADLDGAVRETMTEAKSASTEAAQPAADAPVTATTPPPPSEPVTTAEPAAEPAADTAKT, from the coding sequence ATGTTCGATATCGGCTGGCAGGAACTGTTCATTGTCGCCATCCTGGCGATCATCGTGATCGGTCCAAAGGATTTGCCGCGCGCCGTGCGCACGGTGATGCGCGCGATCCGTAAACTGCGGTCCATGGCCGGTGAATTCCAGGCGGGTCTGGACGAAGTCGCGCGCGAGGCCGAATTGGACGACATCCGCCGCGAGGCCAACAAAATCGCCCATTACGACGTGACCAAGGAAATCAAGGACAACCTGGACCCGGACGGCGAGATCGAAAAGGCCGCTGATTTGGACGGTGCCGTGCGTGAAACCATGACCGAGGCCAAGTCGGCTTCGACCGAAGCGGCACAGCCCGCCGCGGACGCGCCCGTGACCGCCACCACCCCGCCGCCGCCGAGCGAGCCGGTCACCACCGCCGAGCCGGCGGCAGAACCCGCCGCCGACACGGCGAAGACCTAG
- a CDS encoding twin-arginine translocase TatA/TatE family subunit, with the protein MGTFSIWHWLVVLVVVLVLFGGGGKISRLMGDFGKGLKSFKKSMKEDDEATDGTAERKAIDGESADKPSQTAAAEKDKAAG; encoded by the coding sequence ATGGGTACATTCAGCATCTGGCATTGGCTGGTTGTCCTGGTCGTTGTCCTCGTTCTTTTCGGTGGCGGCGGCAAAATTTCGCGGCTCATGGGGGATTTCGGTAAAGGCCTGAAATCGTTCAAGAAAAGCATGAAAGAGGACGACGAGGCCACGGACGGAACGGCCGAACGCAAAGCGATCGACGGCGAGTCGGCCGACAAGCCGTCGCAGACGGCCGCGGCGGAAAAAGACAAGGCTGCCGGCTAA
- the scpB gene encoding SMC-Scp complex subunit ScpB: MSDLNRDHLRLLEAVLFASAEPMTERVLSNRLPEDADLKALLAELQDQYAGRGVNLIRAGASWAFRTAEDLAAQMTKHIEVTRKLSRAAIETLAIVAYHQPITRAEIEEIRGVSLSKGTMDILLEEGWIRPRGRKDGPGRPLTWGTTDGFLDHFGLETLRDLPGIKELKAMGLLESGPALNVYRSHGELTDGSGGVDTEDDNEGDAPPPGGADITEDDRVDALDPDDGLTPAG, from the coding sequence ATGAGCGATCTCAACCGCGACCACCTGCGCCTGCTGGAAGCCGTGCTGTTCGCTTCGGCCGAACCGATGACCGAACGGGTTTTGTCCAATCGCCTGCCCGAGGACGCGGACCTCAAGGCTCTGTTGGCCGAACTGCAGGACCAATACGCCGGGCGCGGCGTCAATCTGATCCGCGCCGGCGCATCCTGGGCCTTTCGCACGGCGGAAGACTTGGCGGCACAGATGACCAAGCACATCGAGGTCACGCGCAAATTGTCGCGCGCGGCGATCGAGACGCTTGCCATCGTCGCTTACCATCAGCCCATCACACGGGCCGAGATTGAGGAAATCCGCGGCGTCTCCTTGAGCAAGGGGACCATGGATATTTTGCTTGAGGAAGGTTGGATCCGGCCGCGCGGGCGCAAGGACGGGCCGGGCCGGCCGTTGACCTGGGGCACCACGGACGGTTTCCTGGACCACTTCGGGCTGGAAACGCTGCGTGATCTGCCGGGCATCAAGGAACTGAAGGCCATGGGGCTTCTGGAATCCGGGCCGGCGCTCAACGTCTACCGTTCCCATGGCGAGTTGACGGACGGCAGTGGCGGCGTCGATACGGAAGACGATAACGAGGGCGATGCCCCGCCGCCGGGCGGCGCCGACATTACCGAGGACGACCGCGTTGACGCCCTTGATCCCGATGACGGTCTGACGCCCGCGGGGTAG